Proteins from a single region of Gossypium arboreum isolate Shixiya-1 chromosome 1, ASM2569848v2, whole genome shotgun sequence:
- the LOC108480511 gene encoding probable pectate lyase 18: MARTMAMAIPSLPLLFLFTFLLLLPLLISSSPVQDPELVVQDVHRAINASRRNLGYLSCGTGNPIDDCWRCDPNWETNRQKLADCAIGFGKNAIGGRDGKIYVVTDSGDDDPVNPKPGTLRHAVIQDEPLWIIFARDMTIQLKEELIMNSFKTIDGRGASVHIAGGPCITVQYVTNIIIHGLNIHDCKQGGNAMVRDSPRHYGWRTISDGDGVSIFGGSHVWVDHNSLSNCKDGLIDAIHGSTAITISNNYMTHHDKVMLLGHSDSYTQDKNMQVTIAFNHFGEGLVQRMPRCRHGYFHVVNNDYTHWEMYAIGGSANPTINSQGNRFTAPNNRFSKEVTKHEDAPESEWKSWNWRSEGDLMVNGAFFIASGAGASSSYAKASSLGARPSSLVATITTNAGALNCKKGSHC; encoded by the exons ATGGCAAGGACAATGGCAATGGCGATCCCTTCACTTCCTCttctcttcctctttacatttcTGCTTCTACTCCCACTTCTCATTTCCTCTTCCCCTGTTCAAGACCCTGAGCTTGTAGTCCAAGATGTTCACAG GGCCATCAATGCGTCCAGGAGGAACCTAGGGTATCTCTCCTGTGGAACCGGCAACCCCATTGATGACTGCTGGAGATGTGACCCCAACTGGGAGACTAATCGCCAGAAGCTAGCTGATTGTGCCATTGGGTTCGGCAAGAACGCCATTGGCGGAAGAGATGGTAAGATTTATGTGGTCACTGACTCGGGCGATGATGACCCCGTTAACCCCAAACCAGGGACATTACGGCATGCGGTGATTCAAGACGAACCGTTGTGGATCATTTTTGCTCGTGACATGACCATTCAGCTAAAAGAAGAGCTGATAATGAACTCATTCAAGACCATCGACGGTAGGGGCGCCAGCGTTCATATTGCAGGGGGTCCATGCATTACCGTTCAGTATGTGACCAACATTATCATTCATGGACTCAACATACATGATTGTAAACAAGGAGGGAATGCTATGGTGAGGGACTCCCCACGTCACTATGGTTGGAGGACCATATCAGACGGTGATGGTGTGTCCATCTTCGGTGGTAGCCATGTTTGGGTTGACCATAACTCCTTATCAAACTGCAAAGACGGCTTGATTGACGCTATCCATGGCTCCACCGCTATCACCATTTCCAACAATTACATGACTCACCATGATAAAGTCATGTTATTGGGACACAGTGATTCGTATACTCAAGACAAGAACATGCAAGTCACTATTGCCTTTAATCACTTTGGTGAAGGCCTTGTCCAAAGAATGCCACG ATGTAGACATGGGTATTTCCACGTGGTGAACAATGACTATACTCATTGGGAAATGTATGCCATTGGAGGAAGTGCTAACCCAACAATAAACAGCCAAGGGAATAGATTTACTGCACCTAACAACAGATTCAGCAAAGAGGTGACCAAACATGAGGATGCACCGGAGAGTGAATGGAAGAGCTGGAATTGGAGATCGGAAGGTGACCTAATGGTAAACGGTGCATTCTTTATCGCGTCGGGTGCTGGCGCCTCGTCGAGCTATGCCAAGGCTTCAAGCTTGGGTGCTAGGCCATCTTCACTAGTGGCAACGATAACGACCAATGCTGGTGcgcttaattgcaaaaaaggtTCACATTGTTGA